GGCAGACGACTCGCCTTCCACGGCCGCGGCCGCAGCCGCCGCCTTTCCCCGCCGAGGCATCCGCCGCGTCGCGGGCTTCGCTGCTGCCTTCTTTCGCCTTGCCATCGTGCCGCTTGCTCAGCACGGTGACAATAAACCTGTGGACGTGATAAACGAATACAATGACCTCTTTCGATCGTTACTGTTTCAAGATGCCTGTCAACGCCACATGGTACGTATATAATTTACGGAGGAACCATTAGACACCTTGAAAGGTTATTTGAGAGACAATGAGATCATGTACGACATGTTAGCATAATGTAATGAAATTTTAGTAGGTATCATAACCACCGGTTTCAATATATCAGTATAGTGTTTTATGAAATCATGAGCACATACCATTACTTTCTTAATCTAGCAGTATTCTTTATAGTCATTGGAATTATGTAAATAGCACTACTATTACGGCTCGTAATATACAAAAAggtgtataaaataaatcagcGAAGCGAGTTATTATATTTTCTCAgttcattaatttttttttttaattatggcaGCCAAGCAGCCATCGAGAGTTAGTGTTGTGAAAAACCAAACAAAACTGAAGATATTAAAGTTGGTGTTGCTGTTGcaaatatcatttttttgttgcatatatattttttattgatcgCTTAGTTTTTAAATACTTGCATGTGTTTTGTTATCAATTTTATCattaatatttctttgttttctgATGGCATTGATTTCATAAAAGTAAATTTGTTGTCATTCACCAATTGTTATCCATTCATTCACTGAAACATTCTTCAGTTCAGCTCTTCACTTCACTCTTCACTAAACTAAACGTCAAACAAATCGACGACACGACGACCGACACCGACTCGCAGTCGTGTCAAAACGGCGTTTTTGAGACAGAAAATTGTTATAATATCAAACTTTCTTTAagatattttttcttaaatcaAATCAACATGACTGAAACACCAGAGGTAacgttataaatataaaatctcTACGTTTTCATTTGATTCAGTTGATTTTGCAAGTTTCCCGGGGACACGTCATGTTTTACCATCCATAACTAAATCCACTGTGATTGGAATATAAGAAATAATCTTCCGCCTTATATGTTAAAAACTAACGATGTCTGCTAGAGAGATGGCACGGGCTGGATATTTAATTTATCTGTACCTGAAgtatatacataaacattaATCAACTTGCTTGCAGGTAGTAAAAATCAACAAATGGGATGGTGCTGCGGCGAAAAATGCTATTGATGATGCGGTCAGAGAGGTactgtatttttaaatattctccTGGACTTGTTTCCAAGCGAGGTTGTGTTAAGCAAAACCACTGAATAGCTctgcatacaaattttcatGGTTAAACTGCGAGTCTTACCTTTGTTGTTTGGTACACAGTATTAATTTTagtaagaaaatatgacattttacagtacctattgtataagaaaatacctattgtgtaagaaaagtacgatacatagttctatgctttacagtacctatatataagaagtgccgattagtacatcacctcaccacctgcactcacacgatctcatacacctacacacacacatacacactctctctcacacacacacacacacacatatatatacacatttaatgtagataaaattgtattagcttaagttttctttctgcttttgttaaactaaaaattacttgttgctacggaggagcggggcttcctgatacaggtataatatacttaaaaggaagtcccaacctactaccttgtaatgtaacattttattaatgaaataaaatattttcatttttcattttttcattttcaatataaACCAGTGACTGAGCTGTAGAACGAGCAGGcactgccattaaaaaaaaaccatactaaatCAACAAAagagtttaattaaatatatagagTAGAACAGCCAGGCAGCATGGCCTACAAAAGCATTTACCAAGCTACACCTTTGCTCTTGCTCAGTtggtgatttttttaaatgtttgcagGTGTTAACTGGAGATCTGAAATGTAAAGAGAGCTTTGCCCTTATTGATGGTCGCCTGTTCCTCTGTGCACTCGCTGTTGGTGTTGCCCTGTATGCCCTGCTCTGGGACTACTTATACCCCTTCCCCCAGTCAAGGTGAGattgttataattaaaaaaaaatgttttatttcctcATAAATCTCATAATCATATTTTCCTAAGCTAATTGTGAGCTTTTCAATTCATGATGTCCCTTAATGctatacaaatttatagtttggcGCAGGTAGagatcataaattattttttttgcatacAGCATTTCGTGACAACCAAAactatgagggctatcgtttttttgctcaccagttggcgcctctgttgatggtggtccaaaatactatagaaaagctgtcagtcattgaagtgacaagtgacatttgacatttcgaactatagaaaagaccaccatctacactagcgcccctagcggcgaattcatacgcgttagccctcattgctaaaaaattatcaatcaaaaataaaccttattttaGTTCTCATATGGTTTACTAtagctatgaacttgtggtggtaattagtgagttttggttgtcacctgacgatttaGTACTTCAATTTTTTTCCCTCGCGCGGGCAGGATTCTCGCGCAAAGGcttgctatcgcgatacagcgcgggaatgctgcctgcgtgatgggcactttgccaagaggtcagggtttgttatagggatttttattttttttaggtaggtttagttttaatcgttttattttataagtagtctgaattttgttttatacaaataacaaaTGTATCAAAGTGttcttagtttttttattacggATTTAAAACATTAACAATTAATCAACaacttatttgtaattttcaGACTGGTGCTAATCATTTGTGTGTCTTCCTACTTTGTGCTAATGGGCATTCTGACCCTGTACACAACTTTCAAAGAAAAGGGCATATTTGTTGTTGCCAAGGAGAAGGTTGCGAACAACACCAGAGTGTGGGAAGCCAGCTCATATGTGAAGAAGTAAGTATACAgcatgtttttattgaattccgttaacttcggggtatggttaagaatgtttaagaaaactaaatagcatagttaattttaatattcaatttctctgcttagccttaaggttgactggtagagaatgccttatggcattaagtccgccttttgtactgtaaggttttcttttgtgcaataaagattaaataaataaatatttatttattattataattttttataaaaaggaatTAAATGTTGCATTTTTTGTAACACAGGCATTACATTTAACTCACCCAAACAATTGAtgaaaactgtgacatatcaatgtAATTTTGAACATTGATCGTTTGAGATAGGATAGTACAAAACAGTAGATATAGATAGTTTAGTAgcaaaatgtatgaactcgtactaaacactaTATGTAAACAGGctctaaggcaagtgtacatgCTCGTAAGGGccttataagaaaaaaaaattataatctcCAAAATGGatgagttaattagaatactggtgactttgagaaagttacttaatttaagctcaggaatgcacacTTGAAATTAACAGAAATAACATAAATCACTATGTATATCTATTATAGCtgtataatattagtaattatGTTTAATACAATCTTCATATTATTCTTCATATTATTGGTAGGCTCTATTGATATAAATATTGCAGCTTTTCTAGTCTCCTATAaaaattgaagataatatttattttgataaccAGACCAACATACAGTCTATTCCATTATTTCCATTAGGGTCCTAAAATAATGTATAGAGACAAAACCATGTGACTTGTTCTTGATTgggcaaaaaaaaagtaaatttccTAGAAAAAAGCATCACCCTCCAATTTAATTTTTCCAGACATGACGACAAATACAACCTGATCCTGGTGCTCCGCGACACCAACGGCAAATTCCGTGAAGCCTCCATCAACAAGTCCTTTGCCAACTTCATCGACACCAATGGAACAGTTGTTCAAAACCTTGTACTCAACGAAGTAAATAAGTTATACAACTCGCTATCCTCTGAGAAGAAGGAGAAGTAATCTAAAGTTAAGATCAATGTGTGACTGCAATTtcgtttcaataaataatttgtaatgatGCAATGAGTTCTGATTTAAGAATAGGCTGATTTCCTAAAAATTCTTTGCTACTGTGTGAATTTTTTTGACTTAAGGTGTCAATTCAATGATAAATCCACCTTTTTAGTCGCAAATGTGCATGTTTCATTACATAAACCTAAATGTGGTCTTGTTTTTATCTGTCTGTATTGGTAATTTTATGATAGCTGATCTGGTAAATTTTTTATCTTCATCACTagaaactagcatacataaaaaaaattgtttaaccaTTTATGAAGGATTTactaaatatttcttttacaatGATTATAGGTAACTAATACTTTTACAATTATTAAAGGAAACTGATGTGATACCTATGTGATAGCAGaaattaaaaatcaacaaaTACAAAGTAAGAAAATAAAGCAAGATAGACTACTAAACTAACTGGTATGATGTTCTTTGTCTGCTTGTGTACAGGTCTGTTTGTCCATGGGCCGGTTAGTTTTCCTCAATTCATAAGTTTTATGAACATCATCAGGAACTTTCAGAAGCATAGCAAAAGACAAATCtggtatattatttttacaagcaaatTCCAGAAGGCTGTATAAATTTTTAGGTTGGTTTGACCAGTTCCATCAACTTTGAAATGCATTCAGACTTTAGAGATTCCATGAAGTATAATGAAGAAAGGAGCAATAAAAATTGCAGTTCTTCTTCAACAGGCAGCTTGCCCAAGTAAATATAGTCCTTAAAGTGCTGTAGACTGCTCAAAGTAACTGCTAACCCCACAGGGCCATTTAGTGTCTTTCCAAGGCCCATTAAACATAGTCTTAAAAACGTCACTATGAGCAGCCAGGCATGCTTTGTGCACAGCTATACTGCAGTGCTCAGTTGGAAATCCGTCAAGATGGTATCATCATAAAGCTTTGCAAAAGTAACtagttttttcttaattacacttaaatttatttctaagtcAGTTGAAACTATAAACTGTCCCTTTGTTAGAATCACCTCTTATTTAGGGAATATTACGGAAagctctgcgtagggggcgccaccagcacaaaccgccttgatgcatcaatgaaATGACATTTGATGCTTTAAGGTCATTTCAAGGCGTATTCGTAACCATgcggagactatataaaggagccaaatctctatgtatgaaaagtgtccatcaaaaaacagtaattaggcggcgccaccatacaccgaaatactaccaaaaacaacctacgtaatttggtcgggttatttgttgccttatatctTATATGGTTCACTGtgatggttcatgttatactcatgtcccagagcctaactagcgccaccggagagattaggaactattatttaaagatgaaagcggtcacttttgcaacaattctgccataagagattggcatcctttctataccatccatattcgTAACAAATAATGTGTGAAaacctgtcaaaaaattgcttAAGACATAgtaccaaagaatataatactcactaggagcatagtacatatatattaaaacAAGTTACTCCATGGTTCACGGTTTATGCTAGTGCTGCACTTGACAGCACAACATTGCCGTAATACTCCCTCgtccatataaaatttgaatttcgcgcctttttctactgacaagatttgcttgaccaactaaaaAAACACGTTTAACAGTTCTGGCAACATACCAAAATTAATACCGTAAtgacatagacctagcattacatagaccagctatacgcgtgcgcccgtaagggatagacatagatgacgtcataaacgtggggataccatattggtaaaaattaccccaatatttgacatcacgttggggcgattaccctggaggcaaagttagcttgtttgacggtattaaaaaattgttaaatataatgtcaatgggccgttctttttaggcgtataaacaatgaaatacctcctataattcgcgcaggtggtacaaaactaaacatgtttagtaaataaaacgtaaaataaaatgtattatgggttttaatttaaagaaatcacaaatcgcaatcacaccaattaatgtacaccacatttaatcttcacaacatttgtttatttattttttggaattagaagtacgaaaaaacttcgaggtcaaaattacccataaaattatgatattttcatctggtatccctaacatgattgttatgcagctaaattaagaagaagtttaaaaatggctgacctcagactcctacctacctacgtaatttgggcggataattttacaaataatgttttgttaatttgcgtaaataattgtgatatttttattgaaatcgtttaatTCTatattgctttgagtgtaacgtaattttacgatgttattctcacatattgcgttaagaggaaggtgtaaaataccgtacttacgtgtaaaaggttatgatctaatatttttgctcagagcggctattacagccgattacagaacaattcaccagtattttatcaaagttcaagcattcaaaacgctaaccatcactatatttcataagagaaagcacaatttcatacaaaacaacgataattaaacaagcaacgaacaaacatgacatgtcacgtacttatttgtttgccacaacctcggttgtggcagcggtggaaaagtgaaactatgacaaggacaaacaataacagcgctttctctgctactcctactgaaaggtacataagactatcccgttcggtcattttcccccacccctcatgaccgatccagttatactagattcatggggctatcgtttttttgctcaccagttggcgcctgttttttttttttttttttatcctatctggcttttactccccgcaattttgcacggggtgaatttgccaatgtcggtttttgactttcacacgtgaggagaatgttcggttcgcctctgttgatggtggtccaaaagactatagaacagctgtcagtcattgaagtgacatttgacatttcgaactatggaaaagaccaccatctacactagcgcccctagcggcgaattcatacgcgttagcccatagattgaatgaatgaatgaattttgaATGAATTTTTATTTGCGGAATATGGGTTACATAGGGTTGGTATAAATATAGTGTTTACAAGTTCTCCATATTCTACTTAGACAAGCATGCAAAAAATGatctgtattttttgtttttttttttgtattttttgtattagtatatgttatttgcgttagccctcatttggtGGGTTAATTGaaaccatagacctagcattacatagattagcaatacgcgtgcgcccgtaagggacagaacatacTAGTGATGCGTGACTTCGaatcttaagggccctccacactcatgcgcgaatcacggcaaaaagccgcgaacgcgagtgtggagtctagttcgctagacagcgaaatcgactccacactcgcgttcgggacttcgcgccgcgtagtctggagcgcgctatagatagatataacccgtaatagatggatacagtctaagaaaataacgtgcctcgaaaatcaagaaaatttgattctcgatgagagggcgctactagctgtggcgtactgtcgtatagatggcgttgacggtttcgtttgttatttaacaattttaacgtatatcaatgaaacaacatgggtcaaaatcataaaaataattaatgcaaataaaaaaattcatttatccatattttaatacattttatcgtatttttataattcttcatttttagttttaaagtgtgtcgatagatggcagtgaatttactgtggttacaaaatttactattgacagtaccgctctagtataagttactctatgcttcgAATGATTTGCCTCTACTGGCCATATACACTAGCACTAGGCTAGggaatagacctgtaccgctggctatattttgacccctaggttataaaaatattaaagtcaattctgttttcgcttatgaatactttgttaagatgtaaatcttacattttgttttgtgtcatatatataatttgcttttctagtaatttgttattttgtggtaattattttttattttgaattatcttggagaaaaaaatattcgagagaaaacatgtaactgtgttgcatttaggatagtgtttttagtgtgaaaacatagtttgtgtcaattacgtccactgcaatctgatactatgtcataatattctaaatgacacaaaaaaaaattagagtaaaaaaaaattacttaggtcgaatttaatcgattAAATatgtccattaaatgattttgtgtcttattaaggcatagcttcataagatatttgatgattttgttgtaacaggctgtcaccgttacaaaagaatattaaagatattagagtttacatcttattaatttgaaatgcgggataaataagatgtatgaatttgtgtcacttgcatccactgcataaacaaatattacaaaaatattatttgcgttcaaacgaagctagcgggcggtctgaatgggcaacggaggccgtgcagggtggggccgcggagtgaccttgccgtacgcaacgcatgtttacttcgcctgtgcgccaaattaacgcaacttattcaaagaagttacgcaaacaacacaacaacaagcaacaagcaagcaaagaatgcgtcgaattatcttttacctatttaaaactcatagatattgtacaatgtcaccattatgcaaaagaactgtaagtacatgtttgatttgcgagcgagctggcaacattgcgcagggaaatcttaaaaatatcgcgtttacgtgaacgccacatacatttgtgacagtgatagggaaaaggtaccactaaagtaaaatttggttattaataccgtgactttctttcattctttgataaaaaaaattgctatttatgcaacaagtgcggaaatcatctttacgcacgtgtatcatacaatgttttactatgcattgtgcgagtaaataaaaaaacatgtcatggcaaataagtttaattattaaaaggagtgttttaaatcgacacgagttgcgaattacctattcgcacgtgtatcgtacgttttacagtacatatggccctttaaactttcgacatatgcacggtaagtgctcttttccgcactagtgcgagaaagtagcaccatatgtactgtaaaaaaaaattgaaaacaaaaagcactagtgcggaaaagcagtactttccgcacgatatggctccgtaggaaacgcacttttcgagcacatgcattgtaaaaaaatatataggactgtatgtcctaaaccatgcgtcgtagcgcaaaaataataaaattttcgttcccctttatgtaacccaaaagtaatacatgaaaaatacaatgaaaaaaaaagaaacaaaatctttatagggctgtattagctgt
This DNA window, taken from Cydia strobilella chromosome 4, ilCydStro3.1, whole genome shotgun sequence, encodes the following:
- the LOC134741179 gene encoding signal peptidase complex subunit 2 codes for the protein MTETPEVVKINKWDGAAAKNAIDDAVREVLTGDLKCKESFALIDGRLFLCALAVGVALYALLWDYLYPFPQSRLVLIICVSSYFVLMGILTLYTTFKEKGIFVVAKEKVANNTRVWEASSYVKKHDDKYNLILVLRDTNGKFREASINKSFANFIDTNGTVVQNLVLNEVNKLYNSLSSEKKEK